The following proteins are encoded in a genomic region of Canis lupus familiaris isolate Mischka breed German Shepherd chromosome 6, alternate assembly UU_Cfam_GSD_1.0, whole genome shotgun sequence:
- the AQP8 gene encoding aquaporin-8 isoform X1, protein MSAEAAVSVCDPEFGSGKVKEPSMGGRSRGSWYERFLQPCLVELLGSALFIFIGCLSVIENGTDTGRLQPALAHGLALGLIIATLGNISGGHFNPAVSLAATLIGGLNLVMLLPYWIAQLCGGLIGAALAKAVSPEERFWNASGAAFVTVQEPGQVVGAVVAELILTTLLALAVCMGAINEKTQGPLAPFSIGFAVTVDILAGGAVSGACMNPARAFGPAVVANHWDFHWIYWLGPLLASLLVGLLIRLFIGDGKTRLILKGR, encoded by the exons ATGTCTGCAGAG GCAGCCGTGTCTGTGTGTGACCCCGAATTTGGCAGTGGCAAGGTGAAGGAGCCAAGCATGGGGGGCAGGAGTCGCGGGTCCTGGTACGAGCGGTTCCTGCAACCCTGTCTGGTGGAGCTGCTGGGCTCTGCCCTCTTCATCTTCATCGGGTGCCTGTCTGTCATCGAGAACGGGACGGACACCGGGCGGCTGCAGCCGGCCTTGGCCCACGGGCTGGCCCTGGGCCTCATCATCGCCACCCTGGGAAACATCAG TGGAGGACATTTCAACCCTGCAGTGTCCCTGGCAGCCACGCTGATCGGAGGCCTCAACCTGGTGATGCTCCTTCCCTACTGGATCGCCCAGCTGTGCGGGGGGCTGATCGGGGCCGCCTTGGCCAAG GCAGTGAGTCCTGAAGAGAGGTTCTGGAACGCGTCTGGGGCAGCCTTTGTGACAGTCCAGGAGccagggcaggtggtgggggccGTGGTGGCCGAGCTCATCCTGACGACACTGCTGGCACTGGCCGTGTGCATGGGCGCCATCAACGAGAAGACGCAGGGCCCTCTGGCTCCATTCTCCATTGGCTTTGCCGTCACCGTGGACATCCTGGCGGG GGGTGCTGTGTCTGGAGCCTGCATGAATCCTGCCCGTGCCTTTGGACCTGCCGTGGTGGCCAATCACTGGGACTTCCACTGGATCTACTGGCTGGGCCCGCTCCTGGCCAGCTTGCTTGTAGGACTGCTCATCAG GCTCTTCATTGGAGATGGGAAAACCCGCCTGATACTAAAGGGGCGGTGA
- the AQP8 gene encoding aquaporin-8 isoform X2 codes for MGGRSRGSWYERFLQPCLVELLGSALFIFIGCLSVIENGTDTGRLQPALAHGLALGLIIATLGNISGGHFNPAVSLAATLIGGLNLVMLLPYWIAQLCGGLIGAALAKAVSPEERFWNASGAAFVTVQEPGQVVGAVVAELILTTLLALAVCMGAINEKTQGPLAPFSIGFAVTVDILAGGAVSGACMNPARAFGPAVVANHWDFHWIYWLGPLLASLLVGLLIRLFIGDGKTRLILKGR; via the exons ATGGGGGGCAGGAGTCGCGGGTCCTGGTACGAGCGGTTCCTGCAACCCTGTCTGGTGGAGCTGCTGGGCTCTGCCCTCTTCATCTTCATCGGGTGCCTGTCTGTCATCGAGAACGGGACGGACACCGGGCGGCTGCAGCCGGCCTTGGCCCACGGGCTGGCCCTGGGCCTCATCATCGCCACCCTGGGAAACATCAG TGGAGGACATTTCAACCCTGCAGTGTCCCTGGCAGCCACGCTGATCGGAGGCCTCAACCTGGTGATGCTCCTTCCCTACTGGATCGCCCAGCTGTGCGGGGGGCTGATCGGGGCCGCCTTGGCCAAG GCAGTGAGTCCTGAAGAGAGGTTCTGGAACGCGTCTGGGGCAGCCTTTGTGACAGTCCAGGAGccagggcaggtggtgggggccGTGGTGGCCGAGCTCATCCTGACGACACTGCTGGCACTGGCCGTGTGCATGGGCGCCATCAACGAGAAGACGCAGGGCCCTCTGGCTCCATTCTCCATTGGCTTTGCCGTCACCGTGGACATCCTGGCGGG GGGTGCTGTGTCTGGAGCCTGCATGAATCCTGCCCGTGCCTTTGGACCTGCCGTGGTGGCCAATCACTGGGACTTCCACTGGATCTACTGGCTGGGCCCGCTCCTGGCCAGCTTGCTTGTAGGACTGCTCATCAG GCTCTTCATTGGAGATGGGAAAACCCGCCTGATACTAAAGGGGCGGTGA